The DNA segment CCTTCGCGCGACGGGCCAATCTCCTCGCACCCGATACCGAGGCGATCGTCGCCGCTAGTAGAGCCGGCGCGCTTGATGCTCGTTCGCAAGCTGGAGGCAGCAAATCGATCTGATCCGTAGGACCGAGCAGGTGATGAACGATATTCGATTTCCCGTTCCGGTGAGATTACGCCTGGCCACCGCCGAGGAGCGAGTTATCGCCAATTCCTGGGAAGCGCTGGAGTGCCTTGCCCAGTGGCCCGAAGGCGCGCGAGGGCGAGCCTATCGCGCAGCCTGTCGGGTCTGCCGCAACGCCTTGGACGGCTGGAGACGGCCGCAAGAAGCAAGAAGGGCATTCGTGAAGGCGGCACGACGCGCCGGGCTGCTACGCTCCCGCTAAAGTGCCGCGCTCATTGGCGCACTGCGGGGGTGGCGGGGCGGCGCTTTGCTGTTGTTCCTCGACGGCGTCCGCGGGGGGCATGTCGCAGTGAAGGAACTGCGGGAGGCCGCAATGGCGGCCTCCCGCGTCTTTCGTCAGTTCCCGAGAATGCCGGGCAGGCGCAGGCCCTTCTCCTTGGCGCAGTCGATGGCAATGTCGTAGCCGGCATCGGCATGGCGCATGACGCCGGTTGCTGGGTCGTTCCACAATACGCGCTCGATCCGCCGGTCGGCGTCCTCGCTGCCGTCGCAGCAGATCACGACGCCCGAATGCTGCGAGAAGCCCATGCCGACGCCGCCGCCGTGGTGGAGTGAGACCCAGGTCGCGCCGGAAGCCGTGTTCAGCAGCGCATTCAGGAGCGGCCAGTCCGAAACGGCATCGGAACCGTCCTTCATCGCTTCCGTCTCGCGGTTCGGCGAAGCGACGGAGCCGGAATCGAGGTGGTCGCGGCCGATGACGATCGGAGCGCTGAGTTCGCCCTTGCGAACCATTTCGTTGAAGGCAAGGCCGAGGCGGTGACGGTCGCCGAGGCCGACCCAGCATATGCGCGCCGGCAGGCCCTGGTAGGCGATGCGTTCCTTGGCCATGTCCAGCCAGTTGTGCAGGTGCTTGTTGTCCGGCAGCAGTTCCTTCACCTTGGCGTCGGTCTTGCGGATGTCCTCCGGGTCGCCCGACAGCGCCGCCCAGCGGAACGGGCCGATGCCGCGGCAGAACAGCGGGCGAATATAGGCCGGCACGAAGCCCGGGAAGGCAAAGGCGTTTTCAAGACCCTCGTCCTTGGCGATCTGGCGGATGTTGTTGCCGTAGTCGAAGGTGGGGACGCCCATCTTCTGGAAGGCGATCATCGCCTCGACGTGCTCGCGCATCGATGCGCGTGCTGCCTTTTCGACGGCCTTCGGGTCGCTGACGCGTTTTTCCTTCCACTGGCCCATCGTCCAGCCCTTCGGCAGGTAGCCGTTGACCGGATCGTGGGCGGAGGTCTGGTCGGTGACCAGGTCGGGCCGAATGCCGCGGCGAACCATTTCGGGGAGGATTTCCGCCGTGTTGCCGAGCAGGCCGACGGATTTCGCTTCGCCCGCCTTGGTCCAGCGATCGATCATCTCCATCGCTTCGTCCAGCGTCTCGGCCTTGGCGTCGAGATAGCGGGTGCGCAGGCGGAAATCGATCGAGTCCGGATTGCATTCGACGGCAAGGCAGCAGACGCCGGCCATGACCGCGGCAAGCGGCTGTGCGCCGCCCATGCCGCCGAGGCCGCCGGTCAGCACCCACTTGCCCTTGAGGTTGCCGCCATAATGCTGGCGACCGGCCTCGACGAAGGTCTCGTAGGTCCCCTGCACGATGCCCTGCGAGCCGATATAGATCCACGAGCCGGCGGTCATCTGGCCGTACATGGCGAGACCCTTCTTATCCAGCTCGTTGAAATGGTCCCAGGTCGCCCAGTGCGGCACGAGGTTGGAATTGGCGATCAGCACGCGCGGCGCATCCTTGTGGGTGCGGAAGACGCCGACCGGCTTGCCGGACTGGACGAGCAGCGTTTCGTCCTCGTTGAGATCCTTGAGCGTTGCGACGATCCGGTCGAAGTCCGCCCAGGTGCGGGCGGCGCGGCCGATGCCGCCATAGACGACGAGTTCGTGCGGGTTCTCGGCGACCTCTGGGTCGAGATTGTTCATCAGCATGCGCAGCGGCGCTTCGGTCAGCCAGCTCTTGGCGCTGATCTCGATACCACGCGGGCTGCGCACCTCGCGGATATTATGGCGCGGATTATTCACGTTCATGCCTCACTCCCTGTCAGTTTGAGGGCGAATGCCGTTGTTTCGATGCGTTTCAGGATGGCCTTGAGATGGGTGCGGAGGCGTTCGGCCTTCGCGGAATCCAGCGAGAACGGCGACGCTTCGGTCGCCAGGTGTGTGGACTGCGCAAGTTCCATCTGGATCGCGTGGACACCCGTTTCGGGCCGGCCATAGTGACGGGTGGTCCAGCCGCCCTTGAAGCGGCCGTTCAAGATGCTGTTGTAACCCTCTGCCGAAGCGGCGATATCTGTCGTTGCCGTTTCTATTTCGGCGCCGCAGGTCTTGCCCATATCCGTGCCGATATTGAAGTCGGGCAGCTTGCCTTCGAAGAGGAAGGGAATGTGCGAGCGGATCGAGTGGCAGTCGTAGAGCACCGCCACGCCATGGATCGCCTTGACGCGCTCGATCTCGGCGGCGAGTGCCGCGTGATAAGGAGCATGGAAATCGCGAAGCCTTGTCGCAATGTCGGTCTCCGTCGGTGCCTGATCCTCCTTCCAGATCGACACGCCATCGAAATCGGTTTCCGGCACGAGGCCGGTGGTGTTCTGGCCGGGATAGAGGCTCACGCCTTCCGGGTCGCGGTTGGCGTCGATGACGTAGCGGTGGAAGGTCGCGCGCACGGTCGTGGCTTCCGGCAGAAGTCCTTCGTAGAGCTCGTGGATGTGCCAGTCCGTGTCGGCGAGGATGCGACCGTTGTCGTTCAACCGCTCCCAGATCGGTGCGGGCACGTCGGTGCCCGTGTGGGGAAAGCCAAGGATGACGGGCGAGGTGCCCCGACGGACTTCGAAAACGGCCATGTCAGAGACCCAGCTTCGGAAGGATGCCATCGGAGACGGCGGCGTTGAGCGCGCCGGACGCGATGAGCTCGCCAGCCGCCTTCAGATCGTCGGCCATGTAGCGGTCCTCTTCGATCGTCGGCGACACACTGCGTACGGCAGCCACTGCCTTCGACAGTTCCGCGCTCGTCGTCAGCGGCGCCCGGAACTCGACGCCCTGGACGGCTGTCAGGGCCTCGATGCCGATGATCGAGAACAGGTTGTCGGTCATCTGCAGCAGGCGGCGCGCTCCGTGGCAGGCCATCGACACGTGGTCTTCCTGATTGGCCGATGTCGGCGTCGAGTCGACAGAAGCCGGATGCGCGAGTTGCTTGTTTTCCGACATCAGCGCGGCGGAGGTGACTTCGGCGATCATCAGGCCCGAGTTGAGCCCTGGCTTCTTGGCCAGGAACGCCGGCAGGCCATAGCTGAGCGCGGGATCGACAAGAAGCGCGATGCGGCGCTGCGCGATCGCGCCGATTTCGCAAACCGCAAGCGCGATCTGGTCGGCAGCGAAGGCCACCGGTTCGGCGTGGAAATTGCCGCCCGAGACGACGGAGTTATCCGATAGCACCAGCGGATTGTCGGTGACGGCGTTGGCCTCGATCGTGAGCGATGCGGCGACGGAGCGCAGGAGGTCGAGGCAGGCGCCGTCGACTTGCGGCTGACAGCGGATGCAGTAGGGATCCTGCACCCGTTCGTCGCCCTCGATATGGCTCTGCCGGATCACGGATCCCTCGAGCAATTGGCGAAGGGCGGCCGCGGTGTCGATCTGGCCCCGATGGCCGCGCAGCGTGTGGATGTCGGGATGGAAGGGTGCGGACGATCCCATTGCGGCATCGGTCGAAAGCGCCCCGGTGATGAGCGCCGCCTGCGCGGCGCGATGGGCACGGAAGAGGCCGGCGAGCGCCAGGGCGCTGGACGCCTGCGTGCCGTTGATCAGGGCGAGGCCTTCCTTCGCGGCGAGTGTCACGGGCGAAAGTCCGGCCTTTTCAAGCGCGGCTCCGCCCGGCATGCGCGCACCATCGAAGAACGCTTCTCCGTGGCCCATCATCACGGCCGCCATGTGCGCAAGCGGCGCAAGGTCGCCCGATGCGCCGACCGAACCCTTTTCCGGGATCAGCGGGATCACGCCCCGTTCCTGCATCGCCTCGATCAGGCGGACGAGTTCGAGGCGAACGCCCGAAGCGCCGCGGCCGAGCGAGACGAGCTTCAGCGCCATGATCAGCCGGACGATGTTTTCCGGCAGAGGCGCACCCACGCCGCAGCAATGCGACAGGATGAGGTTGCGCTGCAGCGTCGTCACGTCGGCGCTGTCGATCTTGATCGAGGCAAGTTTGCCGAAGCCGGTGTTGATGCCGTAAACCGGGGCATTGCCGGCAGCGATTTCGGCGATGCGAGCGGCGCTTTTTGCAATGGCGGCGTCGAAGGTGGGATCGAGGCGGGCCGGTTCCCGGGTCCAGTAGATCGTCTCCAGATCCTTGAGCGGAACGGAGCCTGGCTTAAGTACGATAGTCATTGGCCGATTCTTTCGCCTCCAAAGATGCGCTGATGCAGCGGATTGAAGCCTATCCGGTAGATAAGTTCGGCAGGCTCATCGATGTTCCAAATCGCGAGGTCCGCGAATTTGCCGACCTCGATCGTGCCGGTCTTGTCGAGGATTCCGAGCGCGCGTGCGGCCTCGCGCGTGACGCCCGCCAGGCATTCGCCGACGGTCAGCCGGAAGAGCGTCGCCGACATGTTCATGGTCAGAAGCACCGACGTCAGCGGCGAGGTGCCCGGATTGCAGTCCGTCGCAATGGCGATGCGCGTGCCGGCAGCGCGCAGCGCTTCGACCGGCGGCAGTTGCCTTTCCCGAAGCGTATAGAATGCACCGGGCAGAAGCACGGCGACGGTTCCGGCCTTTGCCAGTGCCGCTGCGCCTTCCGCGTCGAGATATTCGAGATGGTCGGCCGAAAGCGCGCCATAGGAGGCCGCGAGCTTGGCGCCGCCAAGATCCGAAAGCTGCTCCGCGTGGAGCTTGACCGACAGGCCGAGCGCCTTCGCGGCATCGAAGACACGGCCGATCTCGGCGGGAGAGAAGGCGATGCCTTCGCAGAAGCCGTCGACTGCGTCGACCAGGCCCTCGGCGTGGGCGCTTTCCAGGCCCGGCAGCACGACATCGGCGATATAGTCGCCGTTGCGCCCCTTATATTCGGGAGGTGTCGCGTGCGCGGCGAGATAGCTCGTCACGATGCGCACGGGGCGCAACTCCTGCAGCCGGCGCGCGGCTCGCAGCATCTTCAGCTCGGCCTCGATGTTCAGGCCATAGCCGGACTTCACCTCGACCGTTGCGACTCCCTCGCCAAGCAGCGTGTCGAGCCTCGGAAGTGCTGCTCGCACCAGTTCCTCGACCGACAGGGCATTGGTCGCCTTCACCGTCGAGGCAATGCCACCGCCGGCGCGCGCGATCTCCTCGTAAGTGGCACCTTCGAGCCGCAGCTGGAATTCACGCGCGCGGTTGCCGCCATGGACGATATGGGTGTGGCAGTCGATGAGCGCCGGCGTCATCCAGCGGCCTTCGCAATTGAAGACTTGATCGGCCCGGGAGAGGTCCGCGGGCAGGTCATTCTCGGAGCCGGCATATATGATCCGGTCGCCGCGTGTGGCCACGGCGCCGTTCTCGATGATGCCGAGCGGGCCCATATCCTCGCGAAGCGTCGCAAGGCGCGCGTTGCGCCAGAGGCTGGTCTTGCCTGAACTCGCGCTCCTGTTTCCGTCCATAGTTACCGCCCTTCTGTTGCGATAATGTATATACATAATATAGCCAATGACAAGTGTAAATTCACGACGTCACGGCACGAGGTCCCGGATCGGTCTGATGCCAGAGAACATAGGGTGATCTTGCGACATGGAAGGTCCCGGCCGCAGGCGTCTGAGATTTGGGCCGTCAGTTGGGGGGATGGTTGTCGCCGGCAGCGGGGCGATACATGCTGACGCTCGGCGGGGTTGTGCCGTCGAGCGGCGACCTTGGCGACCGCGTCCGCGCACCGTTTGTTTGAACATGTCCACGGTGCAGGAGGCAGATTGTGCAGCACAGTCGCGGTCAGCCAGCACGCCCTCCGGATTGGGATCGATCGGAGGCGGAGAGCGTCGAAGTGCTTGGCGTGAGTGCGGTTTGGCCGGTTCAATCGGCAGGGTTTGCGATCGGCGAAATCAGATCCCGCTCAGCGATCCCACCGAGTTTGGCGTCCGCGCCTGCGTTGCGTTGGCCGGCGCGGATGGGCTCTTTGTGCCACGCGCCGGCTTCATTTGAGGTTGAACTATTCCGCCAGGGTGGCCGCGAAGCGCCGCCGGTAGGAGCGCAGGCCCACGTAGAGGGCGGCGAGTGCTGCCACCGGAAACAGTGCCGCGAAGAAGCCGAGGTTGGCTGCGGCCGTGTTTTCCAGCACCCGCCCACCGATCGCGGTGCCACTGGCGATGCCGAGATAGATAGCCGAGGCGTTGAGCGACAGTGTCAGATGCGCCATCTCCGGCGCGAAGCCGACGAGGCGGCTCGCCTGGGCCGGCGGGAACGCCCAGCCGATGATGCCCCACGGCACCATGATGCCGATCAGCAGCAGGCCGGCGAGGTCGCGCGGCAGGAGGTTGAGCCCGAGGGCAATTACCAGCGACACCACCAGCGCCGACATCAGCGAAAGCACCACCACGCGCGTCGCGCCGACCCGGTCGGCCAAAAAGCCGCTGGAAAGGTTGCCGATCACCGCGCCCACGCCGAAAGCAAGTAGCAGGCCTGGCAGCGCCATTTTCGAAAGCCCCGCTCCGTCGATCGCCAGCGGCGCGAGATAGGAGATGATCACGAAGGCGCCGGCAAGATAGAGAAAGGTCACCATCAGCGACGAGGCCACGCCCGGGAGGCCGATGGCGCTGAAGCGTTCGGAAAGCGTCAGCTTCGTTCCGCTGAGGCCCCGCGGCAGACGCAGCCACAACACTGTGGCGCAGGCGAGCCCGAGCAAGGCGACCGCCCAGAACGTGCCACGCCAGCCCCAGAAGGCGGCGATCAGCGCGCCGAGAGGGGCACCCAGCGCCACTGCGAAGGTGGTACCGCCCACGACGATCGAGATTGCCAGCGCGCGATGCTCCGGGCCGGCCAGCGAAACCGCCGTCGCCTGGGCGGTGGCAGCAAACAGTCCACTCGCCATTCCCATCACGATTTGGGCAAGCAGCAGTGTGGTGAACGAGACACTTGTCGCAGCAATCCAGTTGCCCGCCACGAAGGCAAGCATCGCAGCCACAAGCAGCCGCCGCCTGTCAGCCGCTCCGGCTAGCGCGGAAAGCAGCGGCGCGCCGATGGCGTAGGAAAGCGAGAACACAGTGATCAGGTGCCCCGCATGCGGGATGGTCGTGTGTGTGTCGGCCGCGATCGATGGCAGAAGGCTCGAAAAAACGAAGCCGACTGTGCTCATCGTGAAGGAGCCGACAGCGAGCCAGATAAGGCGCTTGTCCATATATGGGTGCCCTTTGTTCAAAATATATTGAACTATTGAACTTTACCGGTGGCCATGTCAACATACGGAACGTTTGCCGGTCCTTTTAAGGCGGCGGACGTGGCATATTTAACTGGATGCCCCGCACAACTACCATGACCCTACCACATCCCACCGCCGATCAGATCACCCTGTCCAACGTTCTCGCCGCCTTGGGCGACCCGACTCGCCTGGCGATTGTGGGCTATCTCGCCCGCCGCGAGGGCCGGCCGACTATGTGCCTGAACTTCACGGATTTCGGTTCCAAGACCAATATCAGCTACCATCTGGCCAAGCTGCGCGAAGCGGGCA comes from the Sinorhizobium garamanticum genome and includes:
- a CDS encoding DUF982 domain-containing protein, with the translated sequence MNDIRFPVPVRLRLATAEERVIANSWEALECLAQWPEGARGRAYRAACRVCRNALDGWRRPQEARRAFVKAARRAGLLRSR
- the hutU gene encoding urocanate hydratase, producing MNNPRHNIREVRSPRGIEISAKSWLTEAPLRMLMNNLDPEVAENPHELVVYGGIGRAARTWADFDRIVATLKDLNEDETLLVQSGKPVGVFRTHKDAPRVLIANSNLVPHWATWDHFNELDKKGLAMYGQMTAGSWIYIGSQGIVQGTYETFVEAGRQHYGGNLKGKWVLTGGLGGMGGAQPLAAVMAGVCCLAVECNPDSIDFRLRTRYLDAKAETLDEAMEMIDRWTKAGEAKSVGLLGNTAEILPEMVRRGIRPDLVTDQTSAHDPVNGYLPKGWTMGQWKEKRVSDPKAVEKAARASMREHVEAMIAFQKMGVPTFDYGNNIRQIAKDEGLENAFAFPGFVPAYIRPLFCRGIGPFRWAALSGDPEDIRKTDAKVKELLPDNKHLHNWLDMAKERIAYQGLPARICWVGLGDRHRLGLAFNEMVRKGELSAPIVIGRDHLDSGSVASPNRETEAMKDGSDAVSDWPLLNALLNTASGATWVSLHHGGGVGMGFSQHSGVVICCDGSEDADRRIERVLWNDPATGVMRHADAGYDIAIDCAKEKGLRLPGILGN
- the hutG gene encoding N-formylglutamate deformylase, yielding MAVFEVRRGTSPVILGFPHTGTDVPAPIWERLNDNGRILADTDWHIHELYEGLLPEATTVRATFHRYVIDANRDPEGVSLYPGQNTTGLVPETDFDGVSIWKEDQAPTETDIATRLRDFHAPYHAALAAEIERVKAIHGVAVLYDCHSIRSHIPFLFEGKLPDFNIGTDMGKTCGAEIETATTDIAASAEGYNSILNGRFKGGWTTRHYGRPETGVHAIQMELAQSTHLATEASPFSLDSAKAERLRTHLKAILKRIETTAFALKLTGSEA
- the hutH gene encoding histidine ammonia-lyase; the protein is MTIVLKPGSVPLKDLETIYWTREPARLDPTFDAAIAKSAARIAEIAAGNAPVYGINTGFGKLASIKIDSADVTTLQRNLILSHCCGVGAPLPENIVRLIMALKLVSLGRGASGVRLELVRLIEAMQERGVIPLIPEKGSVGASGDLAPLAHMAAVMMGHGEAFFDGARMPGGAALEKAGLSPVTLAAKEGLALINGTQASSALALAGLFRAHRAAQAALITGALSTDAAMGSSAPFHPDIHTLRGHRGQIDTAAALRQLLEGSVIRQSHIEGDERVQDPYCIRCQPQVDGACLDLLRSVAASLTIEANAVTDNPLVLSDNSVVSGGNFHAEPVAFAADQIALAVCEIGAIAQRRIALLVDPALSYGLPAFLAKKPGLNSGLMIAEVTSAALMSENKQLAHPASVDSTPTSANQEDHVSMACHGARRLLQMTDNLFSIIGIEALTAVQGVEFRAPLTTSAELSKAVAAVRSVSPTIEEDRYMADDLKAAGELIASGALNAAVSDGILPKLGL
- the hutI gene encoding imidazolonepropionase, which codes for MDGNRSASSGKTSLWRNARLATLREDMGPLGIIENGAVATRGDRIIYAGSENDLPADLSRADQVFNCEGRWMTPALIDCHTHIVHGGNRAREFQLRLEGATYEEIARAGGGIASTVKATNALSVEELVRAALPRLDTLLGEGVATVEVKSGYGLNIEAELKMLRAARRLQELRPVRIVTSYLAAHATPPEYKGRNGDYIADVVLPGLESAHAEGLVDAVDGFCEGIAFSPAEIGRVFDAAKALGLSVKLHAEQLSDLGGAKLAASYGALSADHLEYLDAEGAAALAKAGTVAVLLPGAFYTLRERQLPPVEALRAAGTRIAIATDCNPGTSPLTSVLLTMNMSATLFRLTVGECLAGVTREAARALGILDKTGTIEVGKFADLAIWNIDEPAELIYRIGFNPLHQRIFGGERIGQ
- a CDS encoding MFS transporter, producing the protein MDKRLIWLAVGSFTMSTVGFVFSSLLPSIAADTHTTIPHAGHLITVFSLSYAIGAPLLSALAGAADRRRLLVAAMLAFVAGNWIAATSVSFTTLLLAQIVMGMASGLFAATAQATAVSLAGPEHRALAISIVVGGTTFAVALGAPLGALIAAFWGWRGTFWAVALLGLACATVLWLRLPRGLSGTKLTLSERFSAIGLPGVASSLMVTFLYLAGAFVIISYLAPLAIDGAGLSKMALPGLLLAFGVGAVIGNLSSGFLADRVGATRVVVLSLMSALVVSLVIALGLNLLPRDLAGLLLIGIMVPWGIIGWAFPPAQASRLVGFAPEMAHLTLSLNASAIYLGIASGTAIGGRVLENTAAANLGFFAALFPVAALAALYVGLRSYRRRFAATLAE